One segment of Salvia splendens isolate huo1 chromosome 20, SspV2, whole genome shotgun sequence DNA contains the following:
- the LOC121781859 gene encoding clathrin heavy chain 1-like isoform X2 encodes MKSHQMPDQVVFWKWITPKMLGLVTQSSVYHWSIEGDSEPVKMFDRTANLANNQIINYKCDPSEKWLVLIGIAPGSPERPQLVKGNMQLFSVDQQRSQALEAHAASFASFKVAGNDKDSILISFASKSSNAGQVTSKLHVIELGAQPGKPSFTKKQADLFFPPDFADDFPVAMQISHKYGLIYVITKLGLLFVYDLETATAVYRNRISPDPIFLTSEASSIGGFYAINRRGQVLLATVNEATIVPFVSGQLNNLELAVNLAKRGNLPGAENLVVQRFQELFAQTKYKEAAELAAESPQGILRTPETVSKFQSVPVQAGQTPPLLQYFGTLLTKGKLNAFESLELSRLVVNQNKKNLLENWLAEDKLECSEELGDLVKTVDNDLALKIFIKARVTPKVVAAFAERREFDKILIYSKQVGYTPDYLFLLQTILRSDPQGAVNFALMMSQMEGGCPVDYNTITDLFLQRNMIREATAFLLDVLKPNLPEHAHLQTKVLEINLVTFPNVADAILANGMFSHYDRPRVAQLCEKAGLYVRALQHYSELPDIKRVIVNTHAIEPQALVEFFGTLSKEWALECMKDLLLVNLRGNLQIIVQTAKEYCEQLGVEACIRLFEQFKSYEGLYFFLGSYLSSSEDPDIHFKYIEAAAKTGQIKEVERVTRESNFYDPEKTKNFLMEAKLPDARPLINVCDRFGFVPDLTHYLYTNNMLRYIEGYVQKVNPGNAPLVVGQLLDDECPEDFIKGLILSVRSLLPVEPLVEECEKRNRLRLLTQFLEHLVSEGSQDVHVHNALGKIIIDSNNNPEHFLTTNPYYDSRVVGKYCEKRDPTLAVVAYRRGQCDDELINVTNKNSLFKLQARYVVERMDGDLWAKVLDPENEFRRLLIDQVVSTALPESKSPEQVSAAVKAFMTADLPHELIELLEKIVLQNSAFSGNFNLQNLLILTAIKADPSRVMDYVNRLDNFDGPSVGEVAVDAQLYEEAYAIFKKFNLNVQAVNVLLDNIRDINRAVEFAYRVEEDAVWSQVAKAQLRDGLVSDAIESFIRADDATQFLEVIRAAQDADVYHDLVKYLLMVRQKSKEPKVDSELIYAYAKIDRLGEIEEFILMPNVANLPNVGDRLYDEALYEAAKIIFAFISNWGKLASTLVKLKQFQGAVDAARKANSAKTWKEICFSCVDAEEFRLAQICGLNIIVQVDDLEEVSEYYQNRGCFNELISLMESGLGLERAHMGIFTELGVLYARYRHEKLMEHIKLFSTRLNIPKLIRACDEQQHWLELTYLYVQYDEFDNAATTVMNHSPEAWDHMQFKDIIVKVANVELYYKAVNFYLQEHPDLINDVLNVLALRVDHTRVVDIMRKAGHLRLIKPYMVAVQSNNVSAVNEALNGIYVEEEDYERLRESIDLHDNFDQIGLAQKIEKHELFEMRRVAAYIYKKAGRWKQSIALSKKDNLYKDAMETASQSGDCELAEELLVYFIEQGKKECFASCLFVCYDLIRPDVALELAWKNNMIDFAFPYLLQFIREYSGKVDELVKHKLEAMEVEKAKKEEEKDVVLQQNMYAQLLPLALPAPPMPGIGGPGMGGGFAAPPPPMGGMGMPPMPPFGMPQMGSY; translated from the exons ATGAAGTCGCATCAGATGCCCGATCAG GTTGTATTCTGGAAGTGGATAACTCCTAAGATGTTGGGTTTAGTCACGCAGTCCTCAGTTTATCACTGGTCAATTGAAG GTGACTCAGAACCTGTAAAGATGTTTGACAGAACTGCAAATTTAGCAAACAACCAGATAATCAATTATAAATGTGATCCTTCTGAAAAGTGGCTGGTTTTAATTGGTATTGCTCCTGGTTCGCCCGAG CGGCCTCAATTGGTCAAAGGAAATATGCAGTTGTTTTCCGTAGATCAGCAAAGAAGCCAAGCCCTTGAAGCTCATGCTGCATCATTCGCTTCTTTCAAA GTAGCTGGGAATGATAAGGACTCTATCCTTATTTCTTTTGCCTCAAAAAGCTCTAATGCGGGGCAGGTGACATCAAAGTTGCATGTTATTGAGCTTGGTGCTCAGCCAG GAAAACCATCTTTCACTAAAAAACAAGCAGATCTGTTCTTCCCTCCAGACTTTGCTGATGATTTTCCAGTTGCCATGCAG ATATCACATAAGTATGGCCTTATATATGTGATTACGAAGCTTGGGTTACTCTTTGTATATGATCTAGAAACTGCCACAGCAGTATACAGAAATAGAATTAGTCCGGATCCCATTTTTCTGACATCAGAAGCTTCATCTATCGGAGGTTTTTATGCAATTAATAGGAGAGGGCAGGTGTTACTTGCTACAGTTAATGAAGCAACTATTGTGCCTTTTGTCAGTGGCCAA TTAAACAATTTGGAGCTTGCTGTCAATCTTGCTAAAAGAGGAAACCTCCCTGGTGCTGAGAATTTG GTTGTCCAGCGTTTCCAAGAATTATTTGCTCAGACCAAGTATAAGGAGGCAGCAGAGCTAGCTGCCGAATCTCCCCAAGGCATCCTCCGGACACCAGAAACTGTTTCCAAATTTCAG AGTGTTCCCGTTCAAGCTGGGCAGACGCCACCATTGCTGCAGTACTTTGGAACTCTTTTGACTAAAGGAAAGCTTAATGCATTTGAGTCTCTCGAGTTATCTCGTCTTGTTGTCAACCAAAACAAAAAGAATCTGTTAGAGAACTGGTTGGCTGAAGATAAACTGGAGTGTAGCGAGGAACTGGGAGACCTTGTAAAG ACGGTTGACAATGACCTTGCCCTGAAGATATTTATCAAagctagagttacaccaaaagTTGTTGCGGCATTTGCTGAGCGTCGGGAGTTTGACAAAATCTTAATATACTCAAAGCAG GTTGGCTATACTCCTGATTACCTGTTCCTTCTGCAAACAATTCTCCGGTCTGATCCGCAG GGAGCTGTTAATTTTGCCCTTATGATGTCTCAAATGGAAGGAGGATGCCCTGTTGATTACAATACCATTACTGATTTATTTCTTCAG AGGAATATGATCCGTGAAGCAACTGCGTTTCTGTTGGATGTCCTGAAACCTAATCTACCAGAGCATGCACACCTGCAAACTAAG GTCCTGGAAATCAATCTCGTGACTTTTCCCAATGTGGCTGATGCTATTTTAGCAAATGGGATGTTCAGTCATTATGATAGACCACGGGTTGCACAACTTTGTGAGAAAGCAGGTCTTTATGTGCGCGCACTTCAG CATTACTCGGAGCTGCCTGATATCAAGCGTGTCATTGTTAATACTCATGCGATTGAACCACAG GCACTTGTGGAATTTTTCGGTACTCTTTCCAAAGAATGGGCACTAGAGTGTATGAAAGATCTTCTACTGGTCAATTTGAGAGGCAACCTTCAGATTATTGTCCAG ACTGCTAAAGAGTACTGTGAACAATTGGGAGTTGAAGCATGCATAAGGCTTTTTGAGCAGTTCAAGTCCTATGAAGGATTATACTTCTTTTTGGGGTCGTACTTGAGCTCCAG TGAGGATCCTGACATTCATTTCAAGTACATTGAAGCAGCTGCTAAGACTGGACAGATTAAAGAGGTCGAGCGTGTTACAAGAGAATCAAATTTCTATGATCCTGAAAAGACCAAGAACTTTTTAATGGAAGCTAAACTCCCTGATGCTCGGCCACTGATCAATGTGTGCGACCGCTTTGGTTTTGTTCCTGACCTCACACATTACTTGTACACCAACAACATGCTTCGTTACATTGAAGGATATGTGCAGAAG GTTAATCCAGGAAATGCTCCATTGGTTGTTGGGCAGCTCCTCGATGATGAGTGCCCTGAAGATTTCATTAAAGGACTGATTTTGTCTGTCCGTTCGCTGCTCCCAGTTGAGCCTCTGGTGGAGGAGTGTGAAAAAAG GAACCGACTTCGTCTGCTTACTCAGTTTTTGGAGCATCTTGTGAGTGAAGGAAGCCAAGATGTGCATGTCCACAATGCTCTGGGTAAAATCATTATTGATAGCAACAACAATCCGGAGCACTTTCTCACAACAAACCCGTACTACGATTCACGTGTTGTGGGTAAATACTGTGAGAAGCGTGATCCTACCCTTGCTGTTGTCGCATATCGGAGAGGACAATGTGATGATGAACTTATTAATGTGACGAATAAGAATTCATTGTTCAAGCTGCAGGCCAG GTATGTGGTTGAGAGAATGGATGGTGATCTCTGGGCCAAAGTTCTTGATCCTGAAAATGAATTCAGAAGGCTTCTCATTGACCAAGTTGTATCCACAGCTTTGCCAGAAAGCAAAAGCCCTGAACAAGTTTCTGCAGCTGTTAAAGCGTTTATGACTGCTGATCTTCCTCATGAGCTAATCGAATTGCTTGAAAAGATTGTGCTTCAAAACTCTGCTTTCAGTGGGAACTTCAACTTGCAAAACTTACTTATCTTGACTGCCATCAAGGCTGATCCATCTAGGGTTATGGACTATGTTAATAGACTCGATAACTTTGACGGCCCGTCTGTTGGAGAGGTGGCTGTGGATGCTCAATTGTATGAAGAAGCTTATGCTATTTTCAAGAAGTTTAATTTGAACGTCCAGGCTGTTAATGTGTTGTTGGATAATATTCGAGACATCAACCGCGCTGTTGAATTTGCTTACCGTGTTGAAGAAGATGCTGTCTGGAGTCAAGTGGCTAAAGCTCAACTCAGGGATGGGCTAGTGAGCGATGCAATTGAATCATTTATTCGTGCTGATGATGCAACTCAATTTTTGGAAGTCATCCGAGCTGCACAGGATGCAGATGTTTATCATGACCTTGTGAAGTATCTTCTAATGGTTAGGCAGAAATCAAAGGAGCCTAAAGTAGACAGTGAGCTTATTTATGCATACGCCAAAATTGATAGGCTGGGAGAAATTGAAGAATTTATTCTTATGCCTAACGTGGCAAATCTGCCAAATGTTGGTGATCGCTTGTACGATGAAGCTCTATATGAGGCTGCGAAAATTATTTTTGCTTTCATCTCCAATTGGGGAAAATTGGCAAGTACTTTAGTGAAGTTGAAGCAATTCCAAGGTGCTGTTGATGCTGCACGGAAAGCTAATAGTGCAAAGACATGGAAAGAAATATGTTTTTCCTGTGTTGATGCTGAGGAGTTCCGCTTGGCTCAAATATGTGGGCTCAACATCATAGTACAA GTTGATGACCTTGAAGAGGTTAGCGAGTATTATCAGAACAGAGGATGCTTTAATGAGCTCATATCACTTATGGAGAGTGGTCTAGGATTGGAACGTGCACATATGGGCATCTTTACAGAGCTGGGTGTCCTTTATGCTAGATATCGCCACGAGAAACTTATGGAGCACATCAAGTTGTTCTCTACCCGTCTCAATATTCCCAAACTGATTCGAGCATGTGATGAACAGCAGCACTGGCTAGAGCTAACTTACTTATATGTTCAGTATGATGAGTTTGATAATGCTGCAACCACTGTGATGAATCATTCCCCAGAAGCTTGGGATCACATGCAATTCAAAGATATCATTGTCAAAGTTGCCAATGTGGAGCTATACTACAAAGCTGTGAACTTTTACTTGCAAGAGCACCCTGATCTCATCAATGATGTTCTCAATGTGCTTGCTCTTCGCGTCGATCACACTCGTGTTGTGGACATAATGAGAAAG GCGGGCCACCTGCGTCTTATTAAGCCGTACATGGTAGCCGTTCAAAGCAATAATGTGTCTGCGGTCAATGAAGCTCTCAACGGGATCTATGTTGAAGAGGAGGATTATGAGAGGCTACGTGAGTCGATTGACTTGCATGATAACTTTGATCAAATCGGCCTTGCTCAAAAG ATCGAGAAACACGAGCTTTTTGAAATGAGACGAGTTGCTGCATACATTTACAAGAAGGCCGGGAGGTGGAAGCAATCGATTGCTTTGTCAAAGAAAGATAACCTTTACAAAGATGCAATGGAGACAGCTTCACAATCTGGCGATTGTGAACTTGCAGAGGAGTTGCTTGTTTATTTCATTGAACAG GGTAAGAAGGAGTGCTTTGCATCGTGCCTCTTTGTTTGCTATGATTTAATCCGCCCAGATGTTGCACTGGAACTCGCCTGGAAGAATAACATGATTGATTTTGCATTCCCGTATCTTTTACAG TTTATCCGGGAATACAGTGGCAAAGTTGATGAATTAGTTAAGCACAAGCTTGAGGCTATGGAAGTAGAGAAGGCtaaaaaggaagaagagaaagatGTTGTCCTGCAACAG AATATGTACGCACAACTACTTCCTCTTGCTTTGCCGGCACCTCCTATGCCGGGCATTGGAGGTCCAGGAATGGGAGGGGGATTTGCTGCCCCTCCCCCACCCATGGGTGGTATGGGCATGCCTCCAATGCCCCCATTTGGCATGCCGCAAATGGGGTCATACTGA
- the LOC121781859 gene encoding clathrin heavy chain 1-like isoform X1 gives MAAANAPITMKEALTLTSLGINPQFITFTNVTMESDKYICVRETAPQNSVVIIDMSMPSQPLRRPITADSALMNPNSRILALKAQLPGTTQDHLQIFNIEAKAKMKSHQMPDQVVFWKWITPKMLGLVTQSSVYHWSIEGDSEPVKMFDRTANLANNQIINYKCDPSEKWLVLIGIAPGSPERPQLVKGNMQLFSVDQQRSQALEAHAASFASFKVAGNDKDSILISFASKSSNAGQVTSKLHVIELGAQPGKPSFTKKQADLFFPPDFADDFPVAMQISHKYGLIYVITKLGLLFVYDLETATAVYRNRISPDPIFLTSEASSIGGFYAINRRGQVLLATVNEATIVPFVSGQLNNLELAVNLAKRGNLPGAENLVVQRFQELFAQTKYKEAAELAAESPQGILRTPETVSKFQSVPVQAGQTPPLLQYFGTLLTKGKLNAFESLELSRLVVNQNKKNLLENWLAEDKLECSEELGDLVKTVDNDLALKIFIKARVTPKVVAAFAERREFDKILIYSKQVGYTPDYLFLLQTILRSDPQGAVNFALMMSQMEGGCPVDYNTITDLFLQRNMIREATAFLLDVLKPNLPEHAHLQTKVLEINLVTFPNVADAILANGMFSHYDRPRVAQLCEKAGLYVRALQHYSELPDIKRVIVNTHAIEPQALVEFFGTLSKEWALECMKDLLLVNLRGNLQIIVQTAKEYCEQLGVEACIRLFEQFKSYEGLYFFLGSYLSSSEDPDIHFKYIEAAAKTGQIKEVERVTRESNFYDPEKTKNFLMEAKLPDARPLINVCDRFGFVPDLTHYLYTNNMLRYIEGYVQKVNPGNAPLVVGQLLDDECPEDFIKGLILSVRSLLPVEPLVEECEKRNRLRLLTQFLEHLVSEGSQDVHVHNALGKIIIDSNNNPEHFLTTNPYYDSRVVGKYCEKRDPTLAVVAYRRGQCDDELINVTNKNSLFKLQARYVVERMDGDLWAKVLDPENEFRRLLIDQVVSTALPESKSPEQVSAAVKAFMTADLPHELIELLEKIVLQNSAFSGNFNLQNLLILTAIKADPSRVMDYVNRLDNFDGPSVGEVAVDAQLYEEAYAIFKKFNLNVQAVNVLLDNIRDINRAVEFAYRVEEDAVWSQVAKAQLRDGLVSDAIESFIRADDATQFLEVIRAAQDADVYHDLVKYLLMVRQKSKEPKVDSELIYAYAKIDRLGEIEEFILMPNVANLPNVGDRLYDEALYEAAKIIFAFISNWGKLASTLVKLKQFQGAVDAARKANSAKTWKEICFSCVDAEEFRLAQICGLNIIVQVDDLEEVSEYYQNRGCFNELISLMESGLGLERAHMGIFTELGVLYARYRHEKLMEHIKLFSTRLNIPKLIRACDEQQHWLELTYLYVQYDEFDNAATTVMNHSPEAWDHMQFKDIIVKVANVELYYKAVNFYLQEHPDLINDVLNVLALRVDHTRVVDIMRKAGHLRLIKPYMVAVQSNNVSAVNEALNGIYVEEEDYERLRESIDLHDNFDQIGLAQKIEKHELFEMRRVAAYIYKKAGRWKQSIALSKKDNLYKDAMETASQSGDCELAEELLVYFIEQGKKECFASCLFVCYDLIRPDVALELAWKNNMIDFAFPYLLQFIREYSGKVDELVKHKLEAMEVEKAKKEEEKDVVLQQNMYAQLLPLALPAPPMPGIGGPGMGGGFAAPPPPMGGMGMPPMPPFGMPQMGSY, from the exons ATGGCGGCTGCCAATGCTCCGATCACCATGAAAGAAGCCCTCACG TTGACTAGCTTAGGGATCAATCCTCAGTTCATTACTTTTACAAATGTGACGATGGAGTCGGATAAGTACATCTGTGTTCGTGAGACTGCTCCACAAAACAGTGTGGTGATTATCGATATGAGCATGCCATCACAACCGCTTCGGCGCCCCATTACAGCTGATTCAGCGCTTATGAATCCAAATTCTAGAATTCTGGCATTGAAAG CTCAACTTCCCGGAACCACTCAAGACCACCTACAAATATTTAACATTGAGGCAAAAGCAAAGATGAAGTCGCATCAGATGCCCGATCAG GTTGTATTCTGGAAGTGGATAACTCCTAAGATGTTGGGTTTAGTCACGCAGTCCTCAGTTTATCACTGGTCAATTGAAG GTGACTCAGAACCTGTAAAGATGTTTGACAGAACTGCAAATTTAGCAAACAACCAGATAATCAATTATAAATGTGATCCTTCTGAAAAGTGGCTGGTTTTAATTGGTATTGCTCCTGGTTCGCCCGAG CGGCCTCAATTGGTCAAAGGAAATATGCAGTTGTTTTCCGTAGATCAGCAAAGAAGCCAAGCCCTTGAAGCTCATGCTGCATCATTCGCTTCTTTCAAA GTAGCTGGGAATGATAAGGACTCTATCCTTATTTCTTTTGCCTCAAAAAGCTCTAATGCGGGGCAGGTGACATCAAAGTTGCATGTTATTGAGCTTGGTGCTCAGCCAG GAAAACCATCTTTCACTAAAAAACAAGCAGATCTGTTCTTCCCTCCAGACTTTGCTGATGATTTTCCAGTTGCCATGCAG ATATCACATAAGTATGGCCTTATATATGTGATTACGAAGCTTGGGTTACTCTTTGTATATGATCTAGAAACTGCCACAGCAGTATACAGAAATAGAATTAGTCCGGATCCCATTTTTCTGACATCAGAAGCTTCATCTATCGGAGGTTTTTATGCAATTAATAGGAGAGGGCAGGTGTTACTTGCTACAGTTAATGAAGCAACTATTGTGCCTTTTGTCAGTGGCCAA TTAAACAATTTGGAGCTTGCTGTCAATCTTGCTAAAAGAGGAAACCTCCCTGGTGCTGAGAATTTG GTTGTCCAGCGTTTCCAAGAATTATTTGCTCAGACCAAGTATAAGGAGGCAGCAGAGCTAGCTGCCGAATCTCCCCAAGGCATCCTCCGGACACCAGAAACTGTTTCCAAATTTCAG AGTGTTCCCGTTCAAGCTGGGCAGACGCCACCATTGCTGCAGTACTTTGGAACTCTTTTGACTAAAGGAAAGCTTAATGCATTTGAGTCTCTCGAGTTATCTCGTCTTGTTGTCAACCAAAACAAAAAGAATCTGTTAGAGAACTGGTTGGCTGAAGATAAACTGGAGTGTAGCGAGGAACTGGGAGACCTTGTAAAG ACGGTTGACAATGACCTTGCCCTGAAGATATTTATCAAagctagagttacaccaaaagTTGTTGCGGCATTTGCTGAGCGTCGGGAGTTTGACAAAATCTTAATATACTCAAAGCAG GTTGGCTATACTCCTGATTACCTGTTCCTTCTGCAAACAATTCTCCGGTCTGATCCGCAG GGAGCTGTTAATTTTGCCCTTATGATGTCTCAAATGGAAGGAGGATGCCCTGTTGATTACAATACCATTACTGATTTATTTCTTCAG AGGAATATGATCCGTGAAGCAACTGCGTTTCTGTTGGATGTCCTGAAACCTAATCTACCAGAGCATGCACACCTGCAAACTAAG GTCCTGGAAATCAATCTCGTGACTTTTCCCAATGTGGCTGATGCTATTTTAGCAAATGGGATGTTCAGTCATTATGATAGACCACGGGTTGCACAACTTTGTGAGAAAGCAGGTCTTTATGTGCGCGCACTTCAG CATTACTCGGAGCTGCCTGATATCAAGCGTGTCATTGTTAATACTCATGCGATTGAACCACAG GCACTTGTGGAATTTTTCGGTACTCTTTCCAAAGAATGGGCACTAGAGTGTATGAAAGATCTTCTACTGGTCAATTTGAGAGGCAACCTTCAGATTATTGTCCAG ACTGCTAAAGAGTACTGTGAACAATTGGGAGTTGAAGCATGCATAAGGCTTTTTGAGCAGTTCAAGTCCTATGAAGGATTATACTTCTTTTTGGGGTCGTACTTGAGCTCCAG TGAGGATCCTGACATTCATTTCAAGTACATTGAAGCAGCTGCTAAGACTGGACAGATTAAAGAGGTCGAGCGTGTTACAAGAGAATCAAATTTCTATGATCCTGAAAAGACCAAGAACTTTTTAATGGAAGCTAAACTCCCTGATGCTCGGCCACTGATCAATGTGTGCGACCGCTTTGGTTTTGTTCCTGACCTCACACATTACTTGTACACCAACAACATGCTTCGTTACATTGAAGGATATGTGCAGAAG GTTAATCCAGGAAATGCTCCATTGGTTGTTGGGCAGCTCCTCGATGATGAGTGCCCTGAAGATTTCATTAAAGGACTGATTTTGTCTGTCCGTTCGCTGCTCCCAGTTGAGCCTCTGGTGGAGGAGTGTGAAAAAAG GAACCGACTTCGTCTGCTTACTCAGTTTTTGGAGCATCTTGTGAGTGAAGGAAGCCAAGATGTGCATGTCCACAATGCTCTGGGTAAAATCATTATTGATAGCAACAACAATCCGGAGCACTTTCTCACAACAAACCCGTACTACGATTCACGTGTTGTGGGTAAATACTGTGAGAAGCGTGATCCTACCCTTGCTGTTGTCGCATATCGGAGAGGACAATGTGATGATGAACTTATTAATGTGACGAATAAGAATTCATTGTTCAAGCTGCAGGCCAG GTATGTGGTTGAGAGAATGGATGGTGATCTCTGGGCCAAAGTTCTTGATCCTGAAAATGAATTCAGAAGGCTTCTCATTGACCAAGTTGTATCCACAGCTTTGCCAGAAAGCAAAAGCCCTGAACAAGTTTCTGCAGCTGTTAAAGCGTTTATGACTGCTGATCTTCCTCATGAGCTAATCGAATTGCTTGAAAAGATTGTGCTTCAAAACTCTGCTTTCAGTGGGAACTTCAACTTGCAAAACTTACTTATCTTGACTGCCATCAAGGCTGATCCATCTAGGGTTATGGACTATGTTAATAGACTCGATAACTTTGACGGCCCGTCTGTTGGAGAGGTGGCTGTGGATGCTCAATTGTATGAAGAAGCTTATGCTATTTTCAAGAAGTTTAATTTGAACGTCCAGGCTGTTAATGTGTTGTTGGATAATATTCGAGACATCAACCGCGCTGTTGAATTTGCTTACCGTGTTGAAGAAGATGCTGTCTGGAGTCAAGTGGCTAAAGCTCAACTCAGGGATGGGCTAGTGAGCGATGCAATTGAATCATTTATTCGTGCTGATGATGCAACTCAATTTTTGGAAGTCATCCGAGCTGCACAGGATGCAGATGTTTATCATGACCTTGTGAAGTATCTTCTAATGGTTAGGCAGAAATCAAAGGAGCCTAAAGTAGACAGTGAGCTTATTTATGCATACGCCAAAATTGATAGGCTGGGAGAAATTGAAGAATTTATTCTTATGCCTAACGTGGCAAATCTGCCAAATGTTGGTGATCGCTTGTACGATGAAGCTCTATATGAGGCTGCGAAAATTATTTTTGCTTTCATCTCCAATTGGGGAAAATTGGCAAGTACTTTAGTGAAGTTGAAGCAATTCCAAGGTGCTGTTGATGCTGCACGGAAAGCTAATAGTGCAAAGACATGGAAAGAAATATGTTTTTCCTGTGTTGATGCTGAGGAGTTCCGCTTGGCTCAAATATGTGGGCTCAACATCATAGTACAA GTTGATGACCTTGAAGAGGTTAGCGAGTATTATCAGAACAGAGGATGCTTTAATGAGCTCATATCACTTATGGAGAGTGGTCTAGGATTGGAACGTGCACATATGGGCATCTTTACAGAGCTGGGTGTCCTTTATGCTAGATATCGCCACGAGAAACTTATGGAGCACATCAAGTTGTTCTCTACCCGTCTCAATATTCCCAAACTGATTCGAGCATGTGATGAACAGCAGCACTGGCTAGAGCTAACTTACTTATATGTTCAGTATGATGAGTTTGATAATGCTGCAACCACTGTGATGAATCATTCCCCAGAAGCTTGGGATCACATGCAATTCAAAGATATCATTGTCAAAGTTGCCAATGTGGAGCTATACTACAAAGCTGTGAACTTTTACTTGCAAGAGCACCCTGATCTCATCAATGATGTTCTCAATGTGCTTGCTCTTCGCGTCGATCACACTCGTGTTGTGGACATAATGAGAAAG GCGGGCCACCTGCGTCTTATTAAGCCGTACATGGTAGCCGTTCAAAGCAATAATGTGTCTGCGGTCAATGAAGCTCTCAACGGGATCTATGTTGAAGAGGAGGATTATGAGAGGCTACGTGAGTCGATTGACTTGCATGATAACTTTGATCAAATCGGCCTTGCTCAAAAG ATCGAGAAACACGAGCTTTTTGAAATGAGACGAGTTGCTGCATACATTTACAAGAAGGCCGGGAGGTGGAAGCAATCGATTGCTTTGTCAAAGAAAGATAACCTTTACAAAGATGCAATGGAGACAGCTTCACAATCTGGCGATTGTGAACTTGCAGAGGAGTTGCTTGTTTATTTCATTGAACAG GGTAAGAAGGAGTGCTTTGCATCGTGCCTCTTTGTTTGCTATGATTTAATCCGCCCAGATGTTGCACTGGAACTCGCCTGGAAGAATAACATGATTGATTTTGCATTCCCGTATCTTTTACAG TTTATCCGGGAATACAGTGGCAAAGTTGATGAATTAGTTAAGCACAAGCTTGAGGCTATGGAAGTAGAGAAGGCtaaaaaggaagaagagaaagatGTTGTCCTGCAACAG AATATGTACGCACAACTACTTCCTCTTGCTTTGCCGGCACCTCCTATGCCGGGCATTGGAGGTCCAGGAATGGGAGGGGGATTTGCTGCCCCTCCCCCACCCATGGGTGGTATGGGCATGCCTCCAATGCCCCCATTTGGCATGCCGCAAATGGGGTCATACTGA